The Ancylobacter sp. WKF20 genome contains a region encoding:
- a CDS encoding glycosyltransferase family 4 protein, whose protein sequence is MKILMVSPTPACPPTAGNRARILALARAVRELGHDLHFAYLAPRGADPVTRAAHMAEFGADHFHSLDLDGRDALQRRLQEKWRAVRRRLRIGDPHLYRLDEWYFRSYHVALQQLDAVHGFDAVICEYVFMSRALEAFDPRALKILDTHDAFGDRHLEFLKVGRPPQWYSTSKAEELRGFRRANAVIAIQPSEAERFARDLGSAPPTLHTVSHFLDLSRRAPASAAPAAAFVGSGNDINISALDHLRRNILPRILARRPDFRLVVAGSICERVMDQPEILRLGRIDHISDAFAQAPIALNPTLFGTGINIKQLDAMAAGVPSVSTETGSRGFAAPERDGYIATVPDEDPQAFADAVVDLLGQPDRRAAMADNAFSAAQAWNARQTDALKSLLLSKSVVN, encoded by the coding sequence ATGAAGATCCTGATGGTGTCCCCGACTCCCGCCTGCCCGCCCACGGCTGGCAACCGGGCGCGCATCCTCGCTTTGGCGCGCGCCGTGCGCGAACTCGGCCATGACCTGCATTTCGCCTATCTCGCCCCCCGCGGCGCGGACCCCGTCACCCGCGCGGCGCATATGGCGGAGTTTGGCGCGGACCATTTCCATTCGCTCGATCTCGACGGCAGGGACGCGCTCCAGCGCCGCCTGCAGGAGAAATGGCGTGCCGTGCGCCGACGCCTGCGTATCGGCGATCCGCACCTCTATCGGCTCGATGAGTGGTATTTTCGCAGCTACCATGTCGCGCTGCAGCAGCTCGACGCCGTGCATGGCTTCGATGCCGTCATCTGCGAATATGTGTTCATGTCCCGCGCCCTTGAGGCCTTCGACCCCCGGGCCCTGAAGATCCTCGACACCCATGACGCCTTCGGCGACCGCCACCTCGAATTCCTCAAGGTTGGCCGCCCCCCGCAATGGTACTCCACCTCGAAGGCTGAGGAACTGCGCGGCTTCCGGCGCGCCAATGCCGTCATCGCCATCCAGCCGAGCGAAGCCGAGAGGTTCGCCCGCGACCTCGGCAGTGCGCCGCCGACATTGCACACGGTCAGCCACTTCCTGGATCTCTCCCGGCGTGCCCCCGCGAGCGCAGCCCCGGCGGCCGCCTTCGTCGGGTCGGGGAACGACATCAACATCAGCGCACTCGATCATTTGCGCCGCAACATCCTGCCGCGCATCCTGGCGCGGCGACCGGACTTCCGGCTCGTGGTGGCCGGCAGCATCTGCGAGCGCGTCATGGACCAGCCGGAGATCCTACGGCTCGGCCGTATCGACCACATATCCGACGCCTTCGCGCAGGCGCCGATCGCCCTCAACCCGACGCTGTTCGGCACGGGCATCAACATCAAGCAGCTCGACGCCATGGCCGCCGGCGTGCCAAGCGTCAGCACCGAGACCGGCAGCAGGGGCTTTGCGGCGCCTGAACGCGACGGCTATATCGCCACCGTCCCCGACGAGGATCCGCAGGCTTTCGCCGATGCGGTGGTCGACCTCCTCGGCCAGCCTGACCGACGCGCCGCCATGGCCGACAACGCCTTCAGCGCCGCGCAGGCCTGGAATGCCCGCCAGACCGATGCGCTGAAGTCACTGCTGCTTTCAAAATCTGTGGTGAATTAA
- a CDS encoding inositol monophosphatase family protein — MTNVRDLLANVYEMVRLDLPTILSMRQNITWKDDGSPVTEADLRVEKNVHAYLAQHLPDLTFICEESYTPGAEGEAAETAAGWTAVLDPIDGTENFCSGFKEWGVSLSIWRDGAHQGSAIFLPELGDRLMSGEAIPYQRSRIIGFSSSITDELAARVARAGEARIMGCAAYNLFNVTRGALAGFSNPAGAKSWDILAGLMLAREHGCDIDVEGASYGGHYLRPDRKYRFDIRHRYDLHPR, encoded by the coding sequence ATGACCAACGTCCGAGACCTGCTGGCGAACGTGTATGAGATGGTCCGGCTGGACCTGCCGACCATCCTCTCCATGCGCCAGAACATCACATGGAAGGACGATGGCAGCCCGGTCACGGAGGCGGATCTGCGCGTGGAGAAGAACGTCCACGCCTATCTCGCCCAGCATTTGCCCGACCTCACCTTCATCTGCGAGGAAAGCTACACGCCCGGCGCGGAGGGCGAGGCGGCCGAGACTGCTGCGGGCTGGACCGCCGTGCTCGACCCGATCGACGGCACCGAGAATTTCTGCTCCGGCTTCAAGGAATGGGGCGTCTCGCTCTCCATCTGGCGCGACGGGGCGCATCAGGGCAGCGCGATCTTCCTGCCGGAGCTTGGGGACCGGCTGATGAGTGGGGAGGCCATTCCCTATCAGCGCTCGCGCATCATCGGCTTCTCCTCCTCGATCACCGACGAGTTGGCCGCGCGCGTGGCGCGGGCCGGCGAAGCGCGGATCATGGGCTGCGCGGCCTATAATCTGTTCAACGTCACGCGCGGGGCGCTGGCGGGGTTCTCAAATCCGGCTGGCGCCAAGAGCTGGGACATTCTTGCAGGTCTCATGCTGGCGCGCGAGCACGGCTGTGACATCGACGTGGAGGGGGCAAGCTATGGCGGACACTATCTCCGACCTGATCGCAAATATCGCTTCGACATACGCCACCGATACGATCTTCATCCTCGGTAA
- a CDS encoding N-acetylneuraminate synthase family protein, translating into MADTISDLIANIASTYATDTIFILGKGPSADLIDPQVFSSALVIALNDAEQIAPADITVFHAGWAKAGIAANGYRSRAYLTSADFTAPQREVAYVEHVPLTQESTDLMMQRFQAGVLKIEDVLFMTALQVARKVAAIRGRRQTVYMVGFDFNFEAGHTYSERVERDFTGATDADKRLVFTMQEFFFINALYILKGSELEVKHVGAKPFSVLSPTELNHMFGRQLEPANDGRPNKVSVVAELTTNHFGDRLRLERMIRSSKASGADYIKLQKRDVASFYAPEQLSAPYVSPFGKTFGEYRQQLELSRDDFAFVDKLCRDLNIGWFVSVLDQPSFEFLREFDPPIIKLPSTISEHRDYLDHVSKNYRRTVVLSTGMTDDAYERWVLETFTACEKLVLMQANSAYPTPLEDCGVGIVRHYHELSKQYPHLMPAYSSHDFGWLGSALAVAAGARMVEKHVKLGNTEWAHFDAVAVDLTTPAFKEYVDRIREAERIVGEEEKKVNSSEHHKYRRKAG; encoded by the coding sequence ATGGCGGACACTATCTCCGACCTGATCGCAAATATCGCTTCGACATACGCCACCGATACGATCTTCATCCTCGGTAAGGGGCCCTCGGCCGACCTGATCGACCCGCAGGTGTTTTCCTCGGCGCTGGTCATCGCGCTGAACGATGCCGAACAGATCGCCCCGGCCGACATCACTGTCTTCCATGCCGGCTGGGCCAAGGCGGGCATCGCCGCCAATGGCTACCGCTCGCGCGCCTATCTCACCTCGGCCGACTTCACCGCGCCGCAGCGCGAGGTGGCTTATGTCGAGCATGTGCCGCTGACGCAGGAATCCACCGATCTGATGATGCAGCGCTTCCAGGCGGGCGTGCTGAAGATCGAGGACGTGCTGTTCATGACCGCGCTGCAGGTGGCCCGCAAGGTCGCCGCCATTCGCGGGCGCCGGCAAACCGTCTACATGGTCGGCTTCGATTTCAACTTCGAGGCCGGGCACACCTATAGCGAGCGGGTGGAGCGTGACTTCACCGGGGCGACCGATGCCGACAAACGCCTCGTCTTCACCATGCAGGAATTCTTCTTCATCAACGCGCTCTACATCCTCAAGGGATCGGAGCTGGAGGTGAAGCATGTCGGCGCCAAGCCGTTCAGCGTGCTCTCCCCGACCGAGCTGAACCACATGTTCGGCCGGCAGCTGGAGCCGGCCAATGACGGGCGCCCGAACAAGGTCTCGGTGGTCGCCGAGCTGACCACCAACCATTTCGGTGATCGGCTGCGGCTGGAGCGGATGATCCGCTCCTCCAAGGCGTCGGGGGCGGACTACATCAAGCTGCAGAAGCGCGATGTCGCCAGCTTCTATGCGCCCGAGCAGCTCTCGGCCCCCTATGTCTCGCCCTTCGGCAAGACCTTCGGCGAGTATCGCCAGCAGCTCGAACTCTCGCGCGACGATTTCGCCTTCGTCGACAAGCTGTGCCGCGACCTCAATATCGGCTGGTTCGTCTCGGTTCTGGACCAGCCCTCCTTCGAGTTCCTGCGGGAATTCGACCCGCCGATCATCAAGCTGCCCTCGACCATTTCCGAGCACCGCGACTATCTCGACCATGTCTCGAAGAATTACCGCCGCACGGTGGTGCTCTCGACCGGCATGACCGACGACGCCTATGAGCGCTGGGTGCTGGAGACCTTCACCGCCTGCGAGAAGCTGGTGCTGATGCAGGCGAACTCGGCCTATCCCACGCCGCTGGAAGATTGCGGCGTCGGCATCGTCCGGCACTATCACGAGCTGTCCAAGCAGTACCCGCACCTCATGCCGGCCTATTCGAGCCATGATTTCGGCTGGCTCGGCTCGGCGCTGGCGGTGGCGGCGGGCGCGCGCATGGTCGAGAAGCATGTGAAGCTCGGCAACACCGAGTGGGCGCACTTCGACGCCGTCGCCGTCGACCTCACCACGCCGGCCTTCAAGGAGTATGTCGACCGCATCCGCGAGGCAGAGCGCATCGTCGGCGAGGAAGAAAAGAAGGTCAATTCAAGCGAGCACCACAAATACCGCCGCAAGGCGGGGTGA
- a CDS encoding acylneuraminate cytidylyltransferase family protein, with the protein MTESLANNGRRVWAVVAARSGSKGLSNKNIRSLAGTPLISHSIRFALKTGFFERVMLTTDSAEYAAIGEQHGAWVPFLRSPEAAADTSMEEHILEDMDRQLAQHGITPPDAIVWFRPTFPFRAIADLRTALDLLDDDVDAVRLVVEGEPRLYTLTDGYLNPTFDDGGRSMIRRQEFKPVYKVFHTDIFWYRNIKLGVKFLGDRVRGVPVHKICGIDVDSIEDFELAEAIIQAGATSAQRYINP; encoded by the coding sequence GTGACTGAGTCTCTGGCGAATAATGGGCGGCGTGTCTGGGCGGTGGTCGCCGCGCGTTCGGGGTCGAAGGGACTGTCCAACAAAAATATCCGGTCTCTGGCGGGCACACCGCTTATCAGCCACTCCATCCGTTTCGCACTCAAGACCGGCTTCTTTGAGCGTGTCATGCTCACGACCGACTCAGCGGAGTACGCGGCGATCGGAGAGCAGCATGGGGCGTGGGTGCCCTTTCTGCGCAGTCCTGAGGCTGCCGCCGACACCAGCATGGAGGAGCATATCCTCGAAGACATGGACCGCCAGCTTGCGCAGCATGGGATCACCCCGCCTGACGCCATCGTCTGGTTCCGTCCGACCTTCCCGTTTCGGGCCATAGCAGATCTACGGACGGCACTCGATCTTCTGGACGATGACGTGGATGCAGTACGTCTGGTCGTCGAGGGCGAGCCAAGGCTCTACACGCTGACCGACGGCTACCTGAACCCGACATTTGATGATGGCGGCCGTTCGATGATCCGGCGCCAAGAATTCAAACCGGTTTATAAGGTCTTTCACACAGACATATTTTGGTACCGCAACATAAAATTGGGCGTGAAGTTTCTCGGAGATCGCGTGCGCGGTGTTCCTGTGCACAAGATCTGCGGCATTGACGTTGATTCAATCGAAGATTTCGAACTCGCCGAGGCAATTATCCAAGCAGGAGCCACGTCAGCCCAGCGTTACATAAACCCGTAA
- a CDS encoding ABC transporter ATP-binding protein yields MKIDGISEFWSLLSRTRRREFIVLLGFQFVLSVLEFIAVGAVPAYVLLMSRSQEAMALPQLRPWLDWVGIHDSVTLIYAGGVGVIALFLLRGAFNLVVLKVQARFMAALGGDLSLRLFTAYLHAPYLFHLTQNTAHFIHVVMGETGRMGGNFLQPLLTAAQAIFILGALTTLVVVSDPFLALMLGITAGGSCFLFMRLNREKLHRVGLEFSRRNRQITQTLNEGLGSYKHTRLRGLEGDIRGEFQQHAQVREETQRTMRFNQGLSKPVFETVGLTALILLVFVMLLQGRSPDLVVPTLAMLGAVAVRMLPTLNQLAVALSTMRSNLSAVHSLVDEYRALGIGPDEPTFDTAGTAKPLAMGDIVFSDVTYRYPGQNHDALQNLSLTIPAGSSVAFVGPTGSGKTTAVDVMLGFLAYSGGDITVGGRSIGENLAGWQRLIGYIPQAIYLTDASIRRNVALGVPESEIDDAAVWRALEAAQLTDYVRGLPEGLQTNVGERGVRLSGGQRQRIGIARALYYSPEVLVLDEATAALDNATERRLMAAIEEAKSGRTLVMIAHRLSTVRNCDRIFFIKAGRVAASGTYDELIATCAEFRELAQVPQIEDAPPLDQSAQA; encoded by the coding sequence ATGAAGATCGACGGCATTTCCGAATTCTGGAGCCTTCTGTCCCGCACGCGGCGACGCGAGTTTATCGTGCTGCTGGGCTTCCAGTTCGTACTGAGCGTCCTCGAGTTCATCGCGGTCGGCGCGGTTCCTGCCTATGTGCTGCTAATGAGCCGCTCGCAGGAGGCGATGGCTCTCCCACAGTTGCGGCCGTGGCTCGACTGGGTCGGTATCCACGACTCCGTCACCCTTATCTACGCGGGCGGCGTGGGCGTCATCGCGTTGTTCCTGCTGCGGGGCGCTTTCAACCTCGTGGTGTTGAAGGTGCAGGCCCGGTTCATGGCCGCGCTCGGCGGTGATCTCTCGCTGCGGCTTTTCACGGCCTATCTGCACGCGCCCTACCTGTTCCATCTCACCCAGAACACCGCCCATTTCATCCATGTTGTCATGGGCGAGACTGGGCGCATGGGCGGCAATTTCCTTCAGCCACTGCTCACGGCCGCCCAGGCAATCTTCATCCTGGGGGCACTGACCACACTAGTCGTCGTGTCGGACCCCTTCCTCGCGCTGATGCTCGGCATCACCGCGGGCGGATCCTGCTTCCTCTTCATGCGGCTGAATCGGGAAAAGCTGCATCGCGTCGGCCTCGAGTTCAGCCGCCGGAACCGTCAGATCACACAGACTCTGAATGAGGGCCTCGGCTCCTATAAGCACACGCGGCTGCGGGGGCTTGAGGGGGATATCCGCGGCGAGTTCCAGCAGCATGCGCAGGTGCGCGAGGAGACCCAGCGGACGATGCGGTTCAATCAGGGCCTCTCGAAGCCGGTCTTCGAGACGGTGGGCCTGACGGCGCTCATCCTGCTGGTCTTCGTCATGCTGCTCCAGGGGCGCTCTCCGGACCTCGTGGTGCCCACACTGGCCATGCTCGGCGCCGTAGCCGTGCGCATGCTGCCGACGCTGAACCAGCTCGCGGTCGCGCTCAGCACCATGCGCTCGAACCTTTCGGCGGTTCACAGCCTTGTCGACGAGTACCGCGCCCTCGGCATCGGCCCGGACGAGCCGACGTTCGACACAGCGGGGACCGCCAAGCCATTAGCCATGGGCGACATCGTCTTCAGCGACGTGACCTATCGCTACCCTGGCCAGAACCACGACGCGCTGCAGAATCTCTCGCTCACCATCCCGGCCGGCAGCTCCGTGGCATTTGTCGGCCCGACCGGCTCCGGCAAGACCACCGCTGTCGACGTGATGCTCGGCTTCCTCGCCTATAGCGGCGGCGACATCACGGTGGGTGGGCGCTCCATCGGCGAGAACCTGGCGGGCTGGCAGCGGCTCATCGGCTATATTCCGCAGGCCATCTACCTCACCGATGCCTCGATCCGCCGCAACGTCGCGCTCGGCGTGCCCGAGAGCGAGATCGACGATGCCGCGGTCTGGCGCGCGCTGGAGGCGGCGCAGCTCACCGATTATGTCCGTGGCCTGCCGGAAGGGTTGCAGACCAATGTCGGCGAGCGCGGCGTGCGCCTCTCCGGCGGCCAGCGCCAGCGCATCGGCATCGCCCGCGCGCTGTATTATTCCCCCGAAGTACTGGTGCTCGACGAAGCCACCGCCGCGCTCGACAACGCCACCGAGCGTCGCCTGATGGCGGCGATCGAGGAGGCCAAGAGCGGCCGCACGCTGGTGATGATCGCTCACCGCCTGTCGACCGTGCGCAATTGCGACCGCATCTTCTTCATCAAGGCCGGCCGCGTCGCCGCTTCCGGCACCTATGACGAGCTGATCGCCACCTGCGCCGAATTCCGCGAACTGGCGCAGGTGCCGCAGATCGAGGATGCACCGCCCCTCGACCAGAGCGCTCAGGCCTGA
- a CDS encoding glutamine amidotransferase, which translates to MPHPVLIVLHQEHSSPGRIGRLLTERGYRLDIRRPCLGDALPATLAEHSGAIIFGGPQSANDCHAYVRSEIDWIGVPLAEGKPYLGICLGAQMLARHLGAPVARHPEGLVEIGYYPIRATQAGAALLAEGGVGEGGVAEIAWPEHVYHWHNEGFALPAGAELLAEGEAFPNQAFRYGPAALGIQFHPEVTHHMMCRWTVTGADSFHLPGARPPRAHFVDRLQHDGRIRLWLDAFLDRWLASGQPAAAE; encoded by the coding sequence ATGCCGCATCCCGTGCTGATCGTGCTCCATCAGGAGCATTCCTCACCCGGACGAATCGGACGCCTGCTGACCGAGCGTGGCTATCGGCTGGATATTCGTCGCCCCTGCCTCGGCGATGCGCTGCCGGCGACGCTGGCCGAACATAGCGGCGCGATCATCTTCGGCGGGCCGCAGAGCGCCAATGACTGCCACGCCTATGTCCGCTCGGAGATCGACTGGATCGGCGTGCCGCTCGCCGAGGGCAAGCCCTATCTCGGCATCTGCCTCGGCGCGCAGATGCTCGCCCGTCACCTCGGCGCGCCGGTCGCCCGCCACCCGGAGGGGTTGGTGGAGATCGGCTATTACCCGATCCGCGCGACGCAGGCCGGTGCCGCGCTGCTGGCCGAGGGCGGAGTGGGCGAGGGCGGAGTGGCCGAGATCGCCTGGCCCGAGCATGTCTATCACTGGCACAATGAGGGCTTCGCCCTGCCGGCGGGGGCGGAATTGCTGGCGGAAGGCGAGGCCTTCCCCAACCAGGCCTTCCGCTACGGTCCGGCGGCGCTCGGCATCCAGTTCCACCCGGAAGTGACGCACCACATGATGTGCCGCTGGACGGTGACCGGGGCCGACAGCTTCCATTTGCCCGGCGCCCGCCCGCCGCGCGCCCATTTCGTCGACCGCCTCCAGCATGACGGCCGCATCCGCCTCTGGCTCGACGCCTTCCTCGACCGCTGGCTCGCCAGCGGCCAGCCCGCGGCGGCGGAGTGA
- a CDS encoding TerB family tellurite resistance protein, whose translation MLRSLTDFIAEIAGGTREVAFAENDYRLAAAALLVHVVTIDGVIGAEEMAKLRGILGAHFNLDAAEAERLLEAAIARDAEAVDLYAFTSVLNRAMDDEGRKRVVAMMFEVAYADGGLTEFEDNLVWRAAELLNVASRDRVQIRKQVRASFDAES comes from the coding sequence ATGCTGCGCAGCCTGACCGATTTCATCGCCGAGATCGCCGGCGGCACGCGCGAGGTGGCCTTTGCCGAGAATGATTACCGGCTCGCCGCCGCCGCGCTGCTGGTGCATGTCGTCACCATTGACGGGGTGATCGGCGCCGAGGAAATGGCCAAGCTGCGCGGCATTCTCGGGGCGCATTTCAACCTCGACGCGGCGGAGGCCGAGCGCCTGCTGGAGGCCGCCATCGCCCGCGATGCCGAGGCGGTCGACCTCTACGCCTTCACCAGCGTGCTCAACCGCGCCATGGATGATGAGGGCCGCAAGCGCGTCGTCGCCATGATGTTCGAGGTCGCCTATGCCGATGGCGGGCTCACCGAGTTCGAGGACAATCTGGTCTGGCGCGCCGCCGAGCTGCTGAACGTCGCCTCGCGCGACCGGGTGCAGATCCGCAAACAGGTTCGCGCCAGCTTCGACGCCGAGAGTTGA
- a CDS encoding GntR family transcriptional regulator, with amino-acid sequence MMSIESTIRRVNGGAAKLSVAPLEDTSTFKNRAYTALKEVIVSLNIYDQTQEVRLDERQLAQSLGVSRTPVREAMAQLEREGFVHSVPRRGIYVVRKTKREVIEMIQVWAALESLAARLITQHATDDEIGRLREMFASFDDPNGAPHAKLDEYSEVNIQFHQTIIAMGGNGILVNLAENLFTHMRMIRRKTIGEEDRADRSIQDHLAIIQALEARDTDLAEVLVRNHALGLADHVARFADYLE; translated from the coding sequence ATGATGAGCATCGAAAGCACCATTCGCCGGGTGAATGGCGGGGCTGCGAAGCTCTCCGTGGCGCCGCTGGAGGACACGTCCACTTTCAAGAACCGCGCCTATACCGCGCTCAAGGAAGTCATCGTCTCGCTCAATATCTACGACCAGACCCAGGAAGTGCGGCTCGACGAGCGCCAGCTCGCCCAGAGCCTCGGGGTCAGCCGTACCCCGGTGCGCGAGGCGATGGCGCAGCTGGAGCGCGAGGGCTTCGTCCACTCGGTGCCGCGCCGCGGCATCTATGTGGTGCGCAAGACCAAGCGCGAGGTCATCGAGATGATCCAGGTCTGGGCGGCGCTGGAAAGCCTCGCCGCCCGGCTCATCACCCAGCACGCCACCGATGACGAGATCGGCCGGCTGCGGGAAATGTTCGCCTCGTTCGACGATCCCAATGGCGCCCCGCACGCCAAGCTCGACGAATATTCCGAGGTGAACATCCAGTTCCACCAGACCATCATCGCCATGGGCGGCAATGGCATTCTGGTGAATCTCGCCGAGAACCTGTTCACCCATATGCGCATGATCCGCCGCAAGACGATCGGCGAGGAGGACCGGGCCGACCGCTCGATCCAGGATCACCTCGCCATCATCCAGGCGCTGGAGGCTCGCGACACCGACCTTGCCGAGGTGCTGGTGCGCAACCACGCGCTCGGCCTTGCCGACCATGTCGCGCGCTTCGCCGACTATCTGGAATAG